A genomic segment from Bacillus cereus G9842 encodes:
- a CDS encoding YqcI/YcgG family protein: MNRSYLLDNEGMRTRTDIPDWVAKEFEIFSSVVLEPTFPCYFGLTALKKNELRYSFLSHNDWSHLPHTMLSFLELMKERPIVRRGFFLFVEPECEERSLEYYRDSFWKVLQYLHENDNQAWPKQIPEDPDHYLWEFSFCGEPIFAFGNAPAYKQRKTRHLGNSLVIGFQPRTIFDGLEGDRPKGAYSRQMVRERVEKWDQLPKHPNISHYGDPEHREWKQYFIGDDVEPIKGKCPFLHRIEK; encoded by the coding sequence ATGAATAGGTCGTACTTATTAGATAATGAAGGAATGAGAACGAGAACCGACATACCGGATTGGGTTGCAAAAGAATTTGAGATTTTTTCAAGTGTCGTGTTAGAACCAACTTTTCCATGTTATTTCGGTTTAACAGCTTTGAAAAAGAATGAACTTCGTTATTCATTTCTTTCTCATAATGATTGGAGTCATTTGCCGCATACAATGTTATCTTTTTTAGAGTTAATGAAAGAGAGGCCGATTGTAAGAAGGGGCTTTTTCCTTTTTGTAGAACCGGAATGTGAAGAACGATCACTCGAATATTACCGTGATTCCTTTTGGAAAGTGTTACAGTATTTACATGAAAACGATAATCAAGCATGGCCAAAGCAAATTCCTGAAGATCCAGACCATTATTTATGGGAATTTTCATTTTGTGGTGAGCCAATATTCGCATTTGGAAACGCGCCAGCTTATAAACAGCGAAAAACTAGACATTTAGGGAATTCTCTCGTTATTGGGTTTCAGCCACGCACTATTTTTGATGGATTAGAGGGGGATCGTCCTAAAGGAGCATATTCAAGACAAATGGTCCGTGAGCGAGTTGAAAAGTGGGATCAATTGCCGAAACATCCTAACATTAGTCATTATGGTGACCCAGAGCATCGTGAATGGAAACAATATTTTATAGGAGACGATGTAGAACCAATAAAAGGGAAATGTCCTTTTCTTCATAGGATAGAAAAGTAA